The sequence ATCCGCCTGAACCCCCTGATTGTCGTCACCGTCGCGGGCATCGTCACCGCGCTGCTGGGCGGCATGAACCCCGCGCAGATCCTCGAGTCGTTCGGCACCGGCTTCGCCAGCAGCCGCTCCGTCACCATCTTCGTCGCAGTGCTGCCGGTGGTGGGCATTATCGAGTTCTTCGGGCTGCAGGAGCAGGCCAAAACCCTCATCGGCCGGCTCGCCAAGCTGACCGCCGGACGCGTCCTGATCGGCTACCTGGCCGTCCGCCAGATCACCGCCGCAGTGGGCCTGACCAGCATCGGCGGCCATGCACAGACTGTCCGCCCGCTGGTGTTCCCCATGGCAGAGGGAGCAGCGCTGCGCCGCTACGGCCACGTGCCGGAAAAGATCAGCGAGAAGATCAAGGGCCACGCCGCCGGTGCCGACAACGTTGGTGTGTTCTTCGGCGAGGACGTGTTCGTGGCGGTCGGCTCCATCCTGCTGATCACCACGTTCGTGGACACCACCTACCATCTGCACCTGGAACCGCTCCAGCTGGCGCTCTGGGCCATCCCCACCGCCATCGCCGCCTTCCTCATCCACGGCTTCAGGCTGCTGCGCCTGGACAAGCAGCTGGACAAGGAATACCGCGAGTTTGAGCTCACCGCCCAGAAGGAAACCGCAGGAGAAGCCAAATGATCAACGTTGAAGCCGTTTACTGGCTGGTCGGCATTCTGTTCGTCGCGTGGGCGTCGCTGATTGCCGCCGATACCAACCACCCGCGCCGCTGGGGCAGCTCGGCCTTCTGGGGCCTGCTGGGCCTGTGCTTCTTCTACAGCACCTGGGTCCAGGCCGGAACCGCACCCGCCTGGATCCTGGGCGTCGCGGTCTTGGTCCTGGTGGTACTGGCATCCACCGGCCTCCTGGGCCACGGCAAGCACCGCACCTCCACCGGGCCCGAGCGCGAGGCCTACGCCAAACGCTTCGGCAACAAGCTCTTTATCCCCGCCCTGACGCTTCCCTTGGTCACCGTGATCCTGGTGCTGGCAGCTCCTGTGCTGGTGATCGGCGGCACCCCGCTGCTGGACCCCAAGAACACCACACTGGTGGCGCTGGCCATCGGCGCCGTAGCCGCCGTCGTCGTCGCGCTTGTGATCCTCAAGCCCAAGAACCCGGCCACGCCCCTCTTCGAAAGCCGCCGGATCCTCGAATCAATCGGCTGGGCCGCGCTGCTCCCGCAGATGCTCACCACCCTGGGCATCCTCTTCACCAAGGCCGGCGTCGGTACCGCGGTAGGCACCCTGGCGTCCGGGCTGCTGCCCAAGGGCTCGCTGATCGCGGGCGTGCTGGTGTACTGCATCGGCATGTTCCTCTTCACCGTGCTGATGGGCAACGGCTTCGCGGCCTTCCCGATCATGACCGCGGCCATCGGCTGGCCCGTACTGGTGCAGACCTTCCACGGTGACCCCGCCATCATCTTCGCGATCGGCATGCTCGCCGGCTTCTGCGGCACCCTCTGCACGCCCATGGCAGCCAACTTCAACCTGGTGCCGTCCGCACTGCTGGAGATGAAGAACAAGTACGGCGTCATTACGGCGCAGGTGGGCACGGCCATCCCGCTGCTGGCTGTGAACATCGCGCTGATGTACTTCCTGGCCTTCCACTAGCACCGCCTCTCTGACCCGGCTTTCAAAGGAGCATGATGGACAACGATCTTCGCCTACAGGCGGCCCCGGACTACGCCGCCGTGGTGCTGGGCAACCTCGCCGAGCCCTACCCGCACTCGGCCCACCACACCCAGGTGTCCGCCGACGACCGGCCCACCCCGGAGCAGATCCACCCCGCCTTCTACACCTCCTTCGACTGGCACTCCTGCGTGCACATGCACTGGCTGGGGGCCAGCCTGCTGGGCGGCACTCCCGGGTCACCTTCTGCCGGGGCTGCCCCGGAAGGAGCGTCCGACGGCGGCACGGCGGCCTGGGTGGACAGCTCCACCGAAGCGTCGCTCCGGGCGGCGCTGGGCGCCAACCTGACGCAGGCCAAGCTGGCGGTGGAACGGGACTACCTGGTGGCCAACCCGTCCTGGGAGCGGCCCTACGGGTGGGCGTGGCTGATGCGGCTGGCCGCCACATGTTCCGCGTCCTCCGATGCGCAGCTCCGGGAATGGGGCACCGCCCTGGAGCCGCTGGTGGACGCCGTGGCGGAGCTCAGCGTGGCGTGGATGGCCAAGGCCCAGTACCCGGTCCGGCACGGGCTGCACACCAACGCCGCGTTCGGTGTCGGCTACATGCTGGATGCCTTCCGGTCGCTGGGCCGGGCTGATGCTGCCGCGGCGTGCGAGGAAGCGGCCCGCACCTGGTTCGGGAACGACCGTGGCTGGCCGGGCGACTGGGAGCTCAGCGGCCAGGACTTCCTCTCCGCCGGGCTGAGCGAGGCGGACCTGATGCGCCGTGTCCTGTCCGCCGACGAGTTCTCCGCCTGGTTCGCGGCGTTCCTCCCAGGCCTCTCCGCTGAGTCGCGGATCCTGCAGCCTGTCAGCGTCACGGACGAGACCGACGGCTACCTGGTGCACCTCCACGGGCTCAACCTGACCCGCGCCGGGCAGGTGGCCCGGATCATCGCCACGCTCCGGGAATCCTCCACGTCCGGGGCGTGCGCCTCGGCAGCTGTGCTCAACGAGGCCCTGGACCCGCTGTTGAAGGCCGGCCTCCGCGGAATGGAGAGCGGCGACTTCATGTCCACGCACTGGCTGGCCAGCTTCGCCAGGGATGCGCTGGGCTCCGTGGCGGCGCTGGACTGACCATCCAGCAGGTGACGGGATGAACCAGTCACACTCGGTGTGAAGGGACGCGGCGGTGCCCATATGGGCGCCGCCGCGTTAGTCTTTTCCCACCACGCCCAGTGCGTGACCTGGGAGCAGCGGGCAGGGTCGTAATGAGCTGACCGTCCGCCCGCGAGCCCAGAGGAATTCCATGCGCCAGCACGCCAGCACCTGCACGCCAGACCCTGCAACGGCAGGGCAAACCGCCCTCAAGCCCAGGAGGAAGCGGACCAGGCATCCCCGGATCGCCGTGGGGGACAGGGTCCACTTCGCCGAGGGAACCGTCTCCGGCACCGGGGTGGTGGATGCCGTGACCTCCGACTACTCCGTTATCTGGGTATGGACGGACGAAGGCCAGGGCCGGCGGATGTTCCTGCAGGGGTACGGAAGCATCGTCACCGCAGTGGAAGCCTAATTCAGCTGTTCGGAGCGCGCGGCGCGCCGCGCGTCCGCTTGGAGGATGCCGTCCCGGACCCCCGGGCGGATCACGCCGTACAGGATGTAGAAGAAGACGGCTCCCACGAGGACAAACAGGACCAGCCCGGTAAGGTCACCCATCAGTGCGCTCCTCCTCCGGCCAGTACGGCTGAACGGACGCCGCCGCCTGACGCAAGGCCCCGCCGTCGAGCATCAAGGACGTTTCCGCCAGGCCGAAGTCGGTCCATTGGGCTACCATCCGGAGATCCCCGGCAGGCGGCAGCGGCCACAGCCAGAGGGTGCCGCTGCCGGAGAACTCCGCATCGCCCCCGCCGCCACCGCCGCCGTTCAGGGCGAGGACCGGAGGCTCCGGGTTGGTGCCCGGTTCCATCAGCCCGTAGGGAATTTGGCTGCCGGTGCTCGCTTTTGAACCGTCAGGGAATTCGACGCCGAACATCAGCCCGGTCTGCCGTTCGCTGCGCCCCCGAAAGCCCCTGCCGGGCTGGAAGAACAGCGGCTGCAAATCGTCCCAGTCCCTATCGGATTGATCGGTCCGGCGGAAGAGCCAGGACAGACTGAACAGGCACCCGGTAGAGAAGACTTCGGCGCCTTTGACCGCCACCACCATTCCCGGTGTCCGGCTCACGAACCTGCCCAGATGGACAACGGCAGGCAGTTCGTAGGCGGGTGCAGCCACCCACGGCGGCGGGACGTACCTCGTGGTCCGCGGCCGGGGCGGCAGGGGAGGGACGGGAAAGTCCTGGAAGAAGGTCATGATGGTCCTTGGGTCCGCTGGCGGCGACCGACCAGCGGAACAAGCGGCTGCGCCGTCCTGGATCCCCCAATCCGTCCTTGCCCGGCCAGTCTAGCGGGGTTGCGTCAGGGCCGGGTGGCCTCCTCGAGGATTTCCAGCAGGTGGCGGTAGGAGTGGCCGGTCGCCTTGGACATCCCCAGCTCGCAGGTGCGGTTGGTGGAGGCATAGGCATCGAACTCCCGCTCGTTGATCTCGCCGGCCTGCCGGTTGGTGGCGGAGTCGGTGAGTTCAGGGTGGAGCAGGCCCCGGTCGCCGGCGAACGCGCAGCACCCCCAGTTGAGCGGCACGAACACGTCATCCGTGACGGCCCCGGCGATGTCGAGCAGCGCGGGGTTGGTTCCCAGCTGGGTGGATGAGCACGTGGGGTGCAGGGCCATGGAACCCAGGGGAGCGGTCACCGTGAGCTGGCCCAGGACGTGCTGGTGGACGAACTCCACCGAGTCAACGAAGCGCAGTCCGGCATACCGTTCCCCGTCCGCGCCGGCAAGACGCTTCATGGTCTCCAGGCCTTCCGTGCAGGAAGCGGCATCGCACACCACGGGCAGCCTGCCGCGGCCGCTGGCCTCGTACAGCTGGTCCAGGACCTTCGCGGTCA comes from Pseudarthrobacter sp. NIBRBAC000502770 and encodes:
- a CDS encoding DUF969 domain-containing protein; this encodes MLVLIGVLLVIVGFAIRLNPLIVVTVAGIVTALLGGMNPAQILESFGTGFASSRSVTIFVAVLPVVGIIEFFGLQEQAKTLIGRLAKLTAGRVLIGYLAVRQITAAVGLTSIGGHAQTVRPLVFPMAEGAALRRYGHVPEKISEKIKGHAAGADNVGVFFGEDVFVAVGSILLITTFVDTTYHLHLEPLQLALWAIPTAIAAFLIHGFRLLRLDKQLDKEYREFELTAQKETAGEAK
- a CDS encoding DUF979 domain-containing protein; protein product: MINVEAVYWLVGILFVAWASLIAADTNHPRRWGSSAFWGLLGLCFFYSTWVQAGTAPAWILGVAVLVLVVLASTGLLGHGKHRTSTGPEREAYAKRFGNKLFIPALTLPLVTVILVLAAPVLVIGGTPLLDPKNTTLVALAIGAVAAVVVALVILKPKNPATPLFESRRILESIGWAALLPQMLTTLGILFTKAGVGTAVGTLASGLLPKGSLIAGVLVYCIGMFLFTVLMGNGFAAFPIMTAAIGWPVLVQTFHGDPAIIFAIGMLAGFCGTLCTPMAANFNLVPSALLEMKNKYGVITAQVGTAIPLLAVNIALMYFLAFH
- a CDS encoding DUF2891 family protein, whose protein sequence is MDNDLRLQAAPDYAAVVLGNLAEPYPHSAHHTQVSADDRPTPEQIHPAFYTSFDWHSCVHMHWLGASLLGGTPGSPSAGAAPEGASDGGTAAWVDSSTEASLRAALGANLTQAKLAVERDYLVANPSWERPYGWAWLMRLAATCSASSDAQLREWGTALEPLVDAVAELSVAWMAKAQYPVRHGLHTNAAFGVGYMLDAFRSLGRADAAAACEEAARTWFGNDRGWPGDWELSGQDFLSAGLSEADLMRRVLSADEFSAWFAAFLPGLSAESRILQPVSVTDETDGYLVHLHGLNLTRAGQVARIIATLRESSTSGACASAAVLNEALDPLLKAGLRGMESGDFMSTHWLASFARDALGSVAALD